From the genome of Triticum aestivum cultivar Chinese Spring chromosome 3B, IWGSC CS RefSeq v2.1, whole genome shotgun sequence, one region includes:
- the LOC123067846 gene encoding DNA (cytosine-5)-methyltransferase DRM2-like — MGGWTSDSNDSDKFEWKIYGEAEPSWAPALRNKDAPGPSTLGSNRWANEETSSIYLVKAYVGMGFPKKMVVKGIKEIGHSDGNALLELLLTYKALEDDDDLDFENPDGDDDAGDTETDSNGSSDEFLREMSEKDEKIKSLVDMGFSEDGANMAITRCGVDVDLWELVDSISAPQMTEDSHSRNISDHQVTDQCFDSFGGGKKARLMEESKKKRNRYGGRAQGNQPSLDGSHDEPMPLPNPMIGFNLPGYLQPSVTRILPKQDTGPPFFYYENVAQAPKGVWATISRFLYDIQPEFVDSKHLCATARKRGYIHNLPIENRSPLLPMPPKTIFEAFPHYKKWWPSWDLRTQLNCLRTNIASAKLTERIGRALASSDSPPARSVQKYVMNECRKGNLVWIGKNKVAPLEPEEMEYLLGFPKDHTRGLGITERYKSLGNTFQVDTVAYHLSVLKVMFPNGVNVLSLFTGIGGGEVALHRLGIHMKAVVSVEIGKANKRIFRGWWDQTQTGTLIEIDDVKSLTDDTIVSFVSRFGGFDLVIGGSPCNNLAGCNRYNRDGLEGEQSALFYHYFRILNAVKSAMARI; from the exons ATGGGA GGATGGACAAGCGATAGCAATGATAGTGATAAGTTTGAGTGGAAAATTTATGGTGAGGCTGAACCCTCATGGGCTCCAGCCTTGAGGAATAAAGATGCTCCAGGCCCGTCCACACTT GGTTCTAATCGGTGGGCCAACGAGGAAACTTCATCTATTTATTTAGTCAAGGCATATGTTGGAATGGGTTTTCCAAAAAAGATGGTTGTGAAGGGCATCAAGGAGATTG GGCATAGTGATGGAAATGCATTGCTCGAGCTACTTCTCACATATAAG GCACttgaagatgatgatgatcttgattttGAGAATCCGGATGGCGATGACGATGCTGGTGATACAGAGACCGACTCTAATGGTTCTAGTGATGAG TTTCTACGGGAGATGTCAGAGAAGGACGAGAAGATCAAATCATTAGTAGACATGGGCTTTTCTGAAGATGGAGCAAATATGGCTATTACAAGATGTG GTGTGGATGTTGATTTATGGGAATTAGTTGATTCGATAAGTGCACCACAAATGACAGAAGATAGTCATTCCAGAAACATATCTGACCATCAG GTCACAGATCAGTGCTTTGATTCATTTGGAGGGGGAAAGAAAGCAAGATTGATGGAAGAGAGCAAGAAAAAGAGGAACCGATATGGAGGTAGAGCACAGGGAAATCAACCCTCCTTGGATGGTAGCCATGATGAACCAATGCCTCTCCCAAATCCAATGATTGGTTTTAATTTGCCAGGTTATTTGCAACCATCAGTTACCCGAATACTTCCTAAACAAGATACTGGACCACCCTTTTTCTACTATGAAAATGTGGCCCAAGCTCCTAAAGGCGTATGGGCAACCATTTCAAGATTTCTTTATGACATTCAACCTGAGTTTGTGGATTCTAAGCATTTGTGTGCAACCGCAAGGAAAAGAGGCTACATCCATAATTTGCCAATTGAGAATAGATCACCTCTTCTTCCTATGCCTCCAAAGACCATATTTGAGGCATTCCCTCATTACAAGaagtggtggccttcatgggacctgaGAACACAGCTCAATTGCTTGCGGACAAATATTGCAAGTGCGAAGCTGACAGAACGGATCGGCCGTGCTCTTGCAAGCTCTGACAGTCCACCGGCTCGAAGTGTTCAAAAATATgtcatgaatgagtgtagaaaagGAAATCTTGTCTGGATTGGAAAGAACAAGGTTGCTCCATTGGAGCCTGAAGAGATGGAATATCTACTCGGTTTCCCAAAGGATCACACAAGGGGACTCGGCATCACGGAGAGATACAAGTCTCTCGGCAACACATTTCAAGTTGATACAGTTGCTTACCACTTGTCAGTTTTGAAGGTCATGTTTCCCAATGGTGTTAATGTGTTGTCCTTATTCACCGGTATTGGAGGAGGAGAGGTAGCTTTGCACAGGCTGGGCATCCACATGAAGGCAGTGGTTTCTGTAGAGATAGGAAAAGCTAATAAGAGGATTTTTAGGGGTTGGTGGGATCAGACTCAGACAGGCACACTCATTGAGATTGATGATGTGAAATCTCTTACTGATGATACAATTGTATCATTTGTTAGTAGGTTTGGCGGCTTCGACTTGGTGATTGGGGGCAGCCCATGTAACAATCTTGCTGGGTGCAACAGATACAACCGTGATGGCTTGGAGGGCGAGCAATCTGCTTTGTTCTACCACTACTTCAGAATCTTGAACGCGGTCAAGTCAGCTATGGCGAGGATCTAG